One segment of Bacillus alkalisoli DNA contains the following:
- a CDS encoding YwaF family protein → MNPFFDPSNASNSSIFFSTSHIVVLGVMCILISLLYIFRKQKWMKSKIRWAILLLLIITELGLNIWYFSTDYWNVMYTLPFQLCSISIYLCVWMLLFKQKLIFEMVYFLGLGGATQALLTPELFFDFPHFRFLHFFIAHICIILAVLYMVWVEKYKITFSSLWKAFLCLQIVAAFVFLINKWTLGNYMFLARKPENPSLIDLLGPYPWYILSLQAVVLVVFFLLYLPFSPIWKKSINVKKQQESN, encoded by the coding sequence ATGAATCCTTTTTTTGATCCGAGTAATGCCTCTAATAGTTCTATCTTTTTTTCAACTTCACATATTGTTGTACTTGGTGTTATGTGCATACTTATCTCATTATTGTATATCTTTAGAAAACAAAAGTGGATGAAGTCGAAAATAAGGTGGGCGATTTTACTATTACTTATTATCACGGAGCTTGGATTGAATATTTGGTATTTCTCAACAGATTATTGGAACGTTATGTATACATTACCGTTTCAATTATGTTCCATTAGTATTTATTTATGCGTATGGATGCTCCTGTTCAAACAGAAACTTATTTTTGAAATGGTTTATTTTCTAGGGTTAGGTGGAGCAACTCAAGCGTTACTTACTCCAGAACTATTTTTTGACTTTCCTCATTTTAGATTTTTACATTTTTTTATTGCTCATATTTGTATTATTTTAGCAGTGTTATATATGGTTTGGGTGGAAAAGTATAAAATAACTTTTTCTTCCTTGTGGAAAGCGTTCTTATGTTTACAAATAGTCGCTGCCTTTGTATTTTTAATCAATAAGTGGACATTAGGAAACTACATGTTTTTAGCAAGAAAACCCGAAAACCCTAGTTTAATTGATTTGTTAGGTCCATACCCGTGGTATATCTTATCCTTACAAGCAGTTGTACTAGTAGTATTCTTCTTACTATATCTCCCTTTTTCCCCCATTTGGAAAAAGAGTATAAATGTTAAGAAACAACAAGAAAGCAACTAA
- a CDS encoding thiol-disulfide oxidoreductase DCC family protein: MPSIVLFDGVCNMCNGVVKFIFKRDKDREFYFASLQSDRGQRILKEHHGKQVDSVVLLRDGQLYYFSDAALHIAKKLDGGWKLFFIFIVIPRKLRDLIYKFIARNRYKWFGKKEECMLPTKEMRERFLE; the protein is encoded by the coding sequence ATGCCTTCGATTGTACTTTTTGATGGTGTTTGTAATATGTGTAATGGTGTTGTTAAATTTATTTTTAAAAGGGATAAAGATAGAGAGTTTTATTTTGCTTCTTTACAGAGTGATAGAGGACAACGAATACTTAAAGAACATCATGGAAAACAGGTGGATAGTGTTGTTTTACTTCGTGATGGCCAGCTGTATTATTTTTCAGATGCTGCCCTGCATATAGCTAAAAAGCTGGACGGTGGATGGAAGTTGTTTTTTATTTTTATCGTCATTCCAAGAAAACTTCGCGATTTAATTTATAAATTTATAGCCAGGAATAGATACAAATGGTTCGGAAAGAAGGAAGAATGTATGCTTCCAACGAAAGAAATGAGAGAGCGTTTTCTAGAATAG